The Nitrospiraceae bacterium genome includes a window with the following:
- a CDS encoding GNAT family N-acetyltransferase — protein MLQVFDVDLSQRTLVERYERLFDECPDACIQQSMAWCEAIGSLGPDEPLFLLCADEHRDLGALPLYLYRGSAGNILTSVPQPGPLGGILCRPGLEPATKAEVYRLLLERALSLAEQHRCLTLSVITNPFADDSALYERTLQPDFVFENFTQYVPLDQPVRRNHGHRNNVNRGRKAGFDISFCKSDEDLSAWYQIHRKRHQEIGATPLELRLFEQLFHTLVPRGKAQLLLLKKDGTIVSGGLYVYHRRVMDVFMLSFDSAWEKAAPNFLNTDYSMEWARGQGLTVYNWQSSANKRCGVYEYKRQWGSLDRPYHFLTKMFGSPDRIKALGPEGIKREYPWHYVVPFGVFETNFAQQRFAKG, from the coding sequence ATGCTGCAGGTTTTTGATGTCGACCTGAGTCAACGCACGCTGGTCGAGCGCTATGAGCGGCTCTTCGACGAGTGTCCGGACGCCTGCATCCAACAGTCGATGGCCTGGTGTGAGGCCATCGGATCGCTGGGGCCGGATGAGCCGCTGTTTCTGCTTTGCGCGGATGAGCATCGGGATCTCGGCGCACTCCCGCTGTACCTGTATCGTGGGAGCGCCGGGAATATCCTCACATCGGTCCCGCAACCGGGCCCGCTCGGGGGGATCTTGTGCCGGCCTGGCCTTGAACCCGCCACCAAGGCCGAGGTGTATCGACTCCTGCTCGAGCGGGCATTGTCTTTGGCCGAGCAGCACCGCTGTCTGACGCTGAGCGTCATCACGAACCCGTTCGCCGATGATTCGGCCCTGTACGAGCGGACTCTCCAGCCCGATTTCGTCTTTGAAAACTTCACGCAATACGTGCCGCTCGATCAACCGGTACGCCGCAACCATGGCCATCGCAACAACGTCAACCGTGGACGAAAGGCCGGCTTCGACATCAGCTTCTGCAAGTCGGACGAGGACCTCTCGGCCTGGTATCAGATTCATCGGAAGCGCCATCAGGAGATCGGCGCGACGCCCCTCGAGTTGCGCTTGTTCGAGCAGCTGTTTCATACCTTGGTACCGCGCGGGAAGGCGCAATTGCTGCTTCTCAAGAAGGATGGAACCATCGTATCCGGCGGGCTGTACGTCTACCACCGCCGGGTCATGGACGTCTTCATGTTGAGCTTCGACAGCGCCTGGGAAAAGGCCGCCCCCAATTTTCTGAACACCGATTACTCCATGGAATGGGCCAGGGGACAGGGGCTGACCGTCTACAACTGGCAGTCCTCGGCCAACAAGCGCTGCGGCGTGTATGAGTACAAACGGCAGTGGGGCAGTCTTGATCGGCCCTATCACTTCCTCACCAAGATGTTCGGATCGCCTGATCGCATCAAGGCCTTGGGTCCGGAGGGGATCAAACGCGAGTACCCGTGGCACTACGTCGTGCCGTTCGGCGTGTTCGAAACAAACTTCGCACAGCAACGGTTTGCCAAAGGATGA
- a CDS encoding radical SAM protein has translation MATPSPVYSFATPAAEDFPSIITLENTNVCNLRCVHCPQGQGFPDRPDYHATYMDWDIYTKAIDEISRYPITLLRYSPDGEALIHPQFLDQTAYAKAKGVKPVGLTTNGMLLDNPAIEQGKRHPRKTMMERLLEIGIDLIDISLDAAKKDSYERIRVGADYHRVWSNIHRLLYLRDRLKAQTKIMLSIIVQPEITQAEVDEFVKYWTPLVDRVIVRGYLSNLGLTPDKPGTVVDQMKGVERWPCPQLWKRITIGCDGSIRFCVVDWLEKTAIGMVGTHSIRELWHSEEYARLRKAHLEKRFSDAHHLCGPCTDWMGMRWEWGFELAVDAVMGKRKVADAPPPMPATGSQGNLVPLASIGRNAA, from the coding sequence ATGGCTACACCGAGTCCCGTCTACAGTTTTGCAACGCCGGCAGCGGAGGACTTCCCCTCCATCATCACGTTGGAGAACACCAACGTGTGTAACCTGCGTTGCGTGCATTGCCCGCAAGGGCAAGGGTTTCCGGATCGGCCGGATTACCATGCCACGTATATGGATTGGGATATCTACACCAAGGCCATTGATGAGATCTCGCGATATCCGATCACATTGTTGCGGTATTCGCCGGACGGGGAGGCCCTGATCCATCCGCAGTTCCTGGATCAGACCGCCTACGCCAAGGCAAAGGGCGTCAAGCCGGTCGGCCTGACCACCAACGGCATGTTGCTGGACAACCCGGCGATTGAGCAGGGGAAGCGGCATCCGCGCAAGACCATGATGGAACGGCTGCTGGAAATCGGCATCGATTTGATCGACATCAGTCTGGATGCGGCGAAGAAGGACTCCTACGAGCGCATTCGCGTCGGGGCGGACTATCACCGGGTCTGGTCGAATATCCATCGGCTGCTCTATCTTCGCGATCGCTTGAAGGCTCAGACGAAGATCATGTTGAGCATCATCGTGCAACCGGAGATTACCCAGGCCGAGGTGGATGAGTTCGTGAAGTACTGGACGCCCTTGGTCGACAGGGTGATCGTTCGCGGATACCTCTCGAACCTGGGCCTCACACCGGACAAGCCGGGCACGGTGGTGGATCAGATGAAGGGTGTGGAGCGCTGGCCCTGCCCGCAGCTCTGGAAGCGGATCACGATCGGTTGCGACGGCTCGATTCGGTTCTGTGTCGTGGACTGGCTGGAAAAAACCGCCATCGGCATGGTCGGGACCCACTCGATCCGGGAATTGTGGCACAGCGAGGAATACGCGCGGCTGCGCAAGGCGCACCTTGAGAAGCGGTTCTCCGACGCACACCACCTCTGCGGTCCCTGCACCGATTGGATGGGCATGCGCTGGGAGTGGGGATTTGAGTTGGCCGTGGATGCGGTGATGGGCAAACGTAAGGTGGCCGATGCTCCGCCTCCGATGCCGGCTACCGGTTCGCAGGGCAATCTCGTCCCTCTCGCGTCCATTGGACGGAACGCGGCCTGA
- a CDS encoding SDR family NAD(P)-dependent oxidoreductase, with protein sequence MKGTRILITGGAGLIGSHIADLLVREGVGEIVVLDNFSRGRRENLAWAMQHGKVTLIEGDIRNTDQVARAMKGIEIVFHQAAIRITQCAKEPRLALEVLADGTFNVLEAAVQAGVKKVVAASSASIYGLAEEFPTTEHHHPYNNRTLYGAAKAFNEGLLRSFNDMYGLPYVALRYFNVYGPRMDVYGAYTEVLIRWMERIAQGQAPIILGDGTQTMDFVYVEDIARANVLAAKSSVTDEVFNVATEVETSLNDLARQLLGVMGCSLRPEHGPPRAVNPVPRRLASTEKAARMLGFKAQTSLEQGLRRLVDWWRATLALEQDAKRRAA encoded by the coding sequence ATGAAGGGCACAAGAATCCTCATCACGGGAGGAGCCGGCTTGATCGGCTCCCACATCGCGGACCTCCTGGTTCGTGAAGGGGTCGGAGAAATCGTTGTGCTCGATAATTTCTCGCGGGGACGTCGCGAGAATCTGGCCTGGGCCATGCAGCATGGCAAGGTCACGCTGATCGAGGGAGACATCCGAAATACGGACCAGGTCGCTCGGGCCATGAAGGGGATCGAGATCGTATTTCATCAGGCGGCGATTCGGATCACGCAATGCGCCAAGGAGCCACGGCTGGCTCTCGAAGTCCTGGCGGACGGGACGTTCAATGTCCTCGAAGCAGCGGTGCAAGCAGGGGTCAAGAAAGTCGTCGCGGCCTCTTCCGCGTCGATCTACGGACTGGCCGAGGAGTTTCCCACGACCGAACACCACCACCCGTACAACAACCGGACGTTGTACGGCGCGGCCAAAGCTTTCAACGAGGGGCTGTTGCGCAGCTTCAACGACATGTATGGATTGCCGTACGTCGCACTGCGCTACTTCAATGTGTATGGCCCGCGCATGGACGTGTACGGCGCCTACACCGAAGTCCTGATCCGCTGGATGGAACGCATCGCGCAAGGACAGGCACCGATCATTCTGGGCGACGGCACGCAAACGATGGATTTCGTCTATGTCGAGGACATCGCGCGCGCCAACGTGCTGGCAGCCAAGTCGTCGGTCACCGACGAAGTATTCAACGTCGCCACCGAGGTGGAGACCAGCCTGAATGACTTGGCCAGGCAGCTGCTGGGTGTCATGGGGTGTTCGCTCAGGCCGGAGCACGGGCCGCCGCGAGCGGTAAACCCGGTGCCGCGGCGTTTGGCGTCCACGGAAAAGGCGGCTCGGATGCTGGGTTTCAAGGCCCAAACTTCGTTGGAGCAGGGCTTGCGCCGACTGGTCGACTGGTGGCGTGCGACCTTGGCCCTGGAGCAGGACGCGAAGAGGAGGGCGGCATGA